In Allomuricauda ruestringensis DSM 13258, the following proteins share a genomic window:
- a CDS encoding DUF4230 domain-containing protein: MKKVLAGAVIALASVLIYKSCTDDREQKSILEENSMLIQQELRNVSKLVVTEGHFAEVYNYKDSKELFGPLITAHKKALVVVNADVSIAYDMSKINYQVDEEQKLLTITQIPEPEIKISPDFEYYDVTADYLNPFNAGDYNAIKRNVNASLMKKIEASSLRSNAENRLVSELSRILVLTNTMGWTLVYENTPVENAEQLKTFLD; encoded by the coding sequence ATGAAAAAAGTTTTAGCAGGAGCAGTAATTGCCTTGGCCTCGGTTTTAATCTATAAATCGTGTACCGATGACCGTGAACAAAAGTCAATTCTGGAAGAGAATTCCATGCTCATTCAACAGGAATTACGAAACGTATCCAAATTAGTGGTTACCGAAGGGCACTTTGCCGAAGTTTACAATTACAAAGATTCCAAAGAATTGTTCGGGCCGTTAATAACCGCACACAAAAAAGCACTGGTTGTAGTCAATGCCGATGTGTCCATCGCCTATGATATGTCCAAAATCAACTACCAAGTGGATGAAGAGCAAAAATTGCTCACTATCACCCAAATTCCAGAACCAGAGATAAAAATCAGTCCCGATTTTGAGTACTACGATGTTACGGCAGATTACTTGAATCCTTTCAACGCAGGGGATTACAATGCCATTAAGCGCAATGTGAATGCGTCTTTAATGAAGAAAATCGAAGCCTCTTCTTTGAGATCCAATGCAGAAAACCGACTGGTCAGCGAACTGTCACGCATTTTGGTGCTCACCAACACCATGGGCTGGACTTTGGTCTATGAAAATACTCCTGTTGAAAATGCCGAACAGTTGAAAACTTTTTTGGATTAG
- a CDS encoding MerR family transcriptional regulator, translating into MHVDLPEKRYYGIGEVAKAFGVNTSLIRFWEKEFDVLQPKKNAKGNRKFTPQDIQNLQLIYHLVKERGFTLEGAKTHLKEEKQKALSNFEVIQKLQKVKAELLKIKEQL; encoded by the coding sequence ATGCACGTAGACCTACCCGAAAAACGATACTATGGTATTGGCGAAGTAGCCAAGGCCTTTGGGGTAAACACCTCACTGATCCGTTTTTGGGAAAAAGAGTTTGATGTGCTCCAGCCAAAAAAAAATGCCAAGGGCAATCGTAAGTTTACACCACAGGATATCCAAAACCTTCAGTTGATCTACCATTTGGTGAAGGAACGCGGGTTTACCTTGGAAGGTGCAAAAACACATCTGAAAGAAGAGAAACAAAAAGCACTTTCAAACTTTGAGGTGATTCAGAAATTACAAAAAGTAAAGGCGGAACTCCTTAAAATAAAAGAACAACTATAA
- a CDS encoding M23 family metallopeptidase, producing MSKVKYYYDPDTLSYRKIEPKKSKRYRNIFLFLLGSALFGFLGLIILLNTRWVNTPKELSLEREVRNYELQYDIMSRKMDQMEQVLANIEDRDNNIYRLYFEANPIPEEQRRAGFGGVNRYKDLEGFNNSEIIIDAVKRLDIIQKQMVIQSKSLDEIAKLAEEKEKLLAAIPAIQPVSNEDLTRMASGYGWRSDPFTKARKMHWGMDFTAPRGTPIYASGDGKVVRADNRSSGYGKHVRIDHGYGYISLYGHMSKYNVTVGQKVERGDLIGFVGSTGRSQAPHVHYEIFKDGERINPINFYYGSLSTEEFESMLKLANQENQSLD from the coding sequence ATGTCTAAAGTAAAGTACTATTACGATCCGGACACACTTTCTTATAGAAAGATTGAGCCGAAGAAATCCAAAAGATACAGGAATATTTTCTTGTTCTTGCTGGGCTCCGCACTGTTCGGTTTCCTTGGACTGATTATTCTTTTGAACACCCGATGGGTAAATACGCCCAAGGAACTTTCCCTTGAACGAGAGGTTCGGAATTATGAACTTCAGTATGACATCATGAGCAGGAAGATGGACCAAATGGAACAGGTTTTGGCCAATATTGAAGATCGTGACAACAATATTTACAGATTATATTTTGAAGCGAACCCAATACCCGAAGAACAGCGCAGAGCTGGTTTTGGGGGTGTCAACCGCTATAAAGACCTTGAAGGTTTCAACAATTCGGAAATTATAATTGATGCGGTAAAGCGATTGGACATCATCCAAAAGCAAATGGTGATCCAATCCAAATCCTTGGATGAAATTGCCAAATTGGCTGAAGAAAAGGAAAAGTTACTGGCTGCCATTCCTGCCATTCAGCCCGTTAGCAACGAAGACCTTACCCGTATGGCCTCTGGTTATGGTTGGCGATCGGACCCCTTTACCAAAGCACGTAAAATGCATTGGGGCATGGACTTTACCGCTCCACGCGGCACTCCAATATATGCCTCCGGTGATGGAAAAGTGGTGCGTGCCGACAATAGGTCGTCCGGTTATGGAAAACATGTACGAATCGACCATGGCTACGGTTACATCTCACTGTACGGACACATGAGCAAATACAATGTTACTGTTGGCCAAAAAGTAGAAAGAGGTGATCTAATCGGCTTTGTTGGTAGCACGGGACGTTCTCAGGCACCCCATGTCCATTACGAAATATTTAAGGATGGGGAACGTATCAACCCCATTAACTTCTACTACGGAAGTTTGTCCACGGAAGAATTTGAGAGTATGCTCAAATTGGCCAATCAAGAGAACCAATCGCTGGATTAA
- a CDS encoding GSCFA domain-containing protein — MELQTKISLTPSDNPIDYHNKLMLLGSCFVENMGRKLDYFKFQQAQNPFGILFHPLAIENLVQRSIQEETYQKEEIFEQDGIWRCFDAHSDLRSEDSEELLQFLSQRLRETKIGLETSSHIVITLGTAWVYEHQDSNKIVANCHKVPQKQFTKKLLSVTKIESSLNNLVGMIQKVNPHAQIIFTISPVRHLKDGFVENQQSKAHLITAVQSVLSSRAQSRELSYFPSYEIMMDELRDYRFYGKDMVHPNELAVDYIWERFKSVWIAEDAYSIMDEVDAVQKGLMHRPFNPDSEAHQKFKTSLRTKITYLQERYPFIKFKMSSL, encoded by the coding sequence ATGGAACTACAGACCAAGATATCTTTAACGCCCAGCGATAATCCCATCGATTATCATAATAAATTGATGCTTTTGGGTTCTTGTTTTGTAGAAAATATGGGCAGGAAGTTGGATTACTTCAAGTTCCAACAAGCACAAAATCCCTTTGGGATATTGTTTCATCCTTTGGCGATAGAAAATCTGGTTCAACGATCTATTCAAGAAGAAACTTATCAAAAGGAGGAAATTTTTGAGCAAGACGGTATTTGGCGTTGTTTTGATGCCCATTCCGATTTACGCTCCGAAGATTCGGAGGAATTATTGCAATTCCTCAGCCAAAGGTTGAGAGAAACCAAAATAGGGTTGGAAACTTCTTCCCATATCGTTATCACCCTCGGAACTGCATGGGTGTATGAGCATCAGGATTCAAATAAAATAGTGGCCAATTGCCATAAGGTGCCCCAAAAGCAATTCACTAAAAAATTGTTGAGCGTAACCAAAATCGAGTCCAGTCTCAATAATTTAGTGGGAATGATTCAAAAAGTGAATCCCCATGCACAAATCATCTTCACGATTTCTCCCGTTCGTCATTTAAAAGATGGTTTTGTAGAGAACCAGCAGAGCAAGGCACACCTAATTACCGCAGTTCAATCCGTTTTGTCATCTCGAGCGCAGTCGAGAGAGCTGTCCTATTTTCCATCCTATGAAATTATGATGGACGAGCTACGCGATTACCGTTTTTACGGAAAAGATATGGTGCACCCCAACGAACTGGCAGTCGATTATATATGGGAGCGCTTCAAATCCGTTTGGATTGCTGAAGATGCTTACTCTATTATGGACGAGGTGGATGCCGTTCAAAAAGGCTTGATGCACCGACCTTTTAACCCCGATTCCGAAGCACATCAAAAGTTCAAAACATCGCTCCGCACAAAAATTACGTATCTTCAAGAAAGATATCCTTTCATAAAATTCAAGATGAGTTCTTTATGA
- a CDS encoding aromatic amino acid hydroxylase, whose protein sequence is MSYESNPILDKLPKHLKQFIKPQNYEEYTAIDQAVWRYVMRKNVDYLSKVAHSSYVDGLKKTGISIDHIPNMYGMNRILKEIGWAAVAVDGFIPPSAFMEFQAYNVLVIASDIRQLENIEYTPAPDIIHEGAGHAPIIANPEYAEYLRRFGEIGCKAISSAKDYELYNAVRHLSIIKEAHGTPKSEIEEAEKHIEHLQENMGEPSEMALIRNLHWWTVEYGLIGTVDNPKIYGAGLLSSIGESTWCMTDKVKKIPYSIEAAHTEFDITKPQPQLFVTPDFAFLSQVLEDFANTMAVRTGGLSGIKKLMGSKALGTIELSTGLQISGEFSNVIENDGKPIYIQTTGGTALAYREKELVGHSIAQHADGFGSPIGKLKGINIAIEDMGPRDLKAYKIYEGEQIALEFEGGIKVEGTIVTGTRNLMGKIILITFENCTVTHNNKILFQPEWGLYHMAVGQHIVSAYNGPADLNSFDLTTHQITESTIKSKKDEKRLQLERYYEQIRHFREGKNTTISRNKVFQALKKDHPKDWLLPVELYELAKQDNNQEYQQEILEHLENIKRDNPKVGHLIDDGLQLVDTALVS, encoded by the coding sequence ATGAGCTACGAATCCAATCCTATACTGGACAAACTACCGAAGCACCTCAAACAATTCATAAAACCACAAAATTATGAAGAGTACACGGCCATTGACCAAGCTGTTTGGCGCTATGTGATGCGCAAAAACGTGGATTATTTGAGTAAAGTGGCCCACAGCTCCTACGTGGATGGATTAAAAAAGACAGGGATTTCCATAGACCATATTCCCAATATGTACGGAATGAATAGAATCCTCAAGGAAATTGGTTGGGCCGCCGTTGCGGTGGATGGTTTTATCCCACCTTCTGCCTTTATGGAGTTCCAAGCCTACAATGTGCTCGTGATCGCTTCGGATATTCGACAACTTGAAAATATAGAATATACCCCTGCACCCGATATTATTCATGAAGGTGCCGGACACGCTCCCATTATTGCCAATCCAGAATACGCTGAATATTTGCGCCGTTTTGGCGAAATTGGCTGCAAGGCCATTTCCAGCGCCAAGGATTATGAACTTTACAATGCGGTGCGACATCTTTCCATCATCAAAGAAGCACATGGCACCCCGAAAAGTGAAATAGAAGAAGCCGAAAAGCATATTGAGCACCTTCAGGAAAACATGGGTGAACCCAGTGAGATGGCCCTCATTAGAAATTTACATTGGTGGACCGTGGAATATGGTTTGATCGGCACCGTGGACAACCCAAAAATTTATGGGGCGGGGCTACTTTCGTCCATTGGGGAAAGTACGTGGTGCATGACGGACAAAGTGAAAAAGATTCCATACTCCATTGAAGCGGCCCACACGGAGTTCGATATCACCAAACCCCAACCACAACTTTTCGTGACACCCGATTTTGCATTTTTAAGTCAGGTTTTGGAAGACTTTGCCAATACCATGGCCGTGCGAACAGGAGGACTTTCAGGCATCAAAAAGTTGATGGGTTCCAAAGCGCTTGGTACCATCGAATTAAGCACTGGGCTCCAAATCTCTGGAGAGTTTAGCAATGTAATTGAAAACGACGGGAAACCTATCTATATACAAACCACGGGCGGTACGGCCCTTGCCTATCGTGAAAAAGAGTTGGTCGGGCATAGTATTGCACAACATGCCGATGGTTTTGGCTCACCTATCGGAAAGTTGAAAGGCATCAACATCGCCATTGAAGATATGGGTCCACGTGATCTTAAAGCCTATAAAATTTATGAAGGGGAACAAATTGCCTTGGAGTTTGAAGGCGGCATCAAAGTGGAAGGAACCATAGTAACGGGCACCCGAAACTTAATGGGTAAAATTATTCTTATCACTTTTGAAAATTGCACGGTTACCCACAACAATAAAATTTTATTCCAACCTGAATGGGGATTGTACCACATGGCTGTTGGCCAACACATTGTATCAGCTTATAATGGTCCCGCAGACCTTAATAGTTTCGACCTAACCACCCATCAAATTACAGAAAGCACCATAAAATCCAAAAAAGACGAAAAAAGGTTGCAATTGGAGCGGTATTATGAACAAATAAGGCATTTTAGGGAAGGAAAAAACACCACGATTTCACGAAACAAGGTCTTTCAAGCTCTTAAAAAAGACCATCCAAAAGATTGGTTATTGCCCGTAGAATTGTACGAACTGGCCAAACAGGACAACAATCAAGAGTATCAGCAAGAGATTTTGGAACACTTGGAAAACATTAAGCGGGATAACCCCAAGGTAGGCCATTTAATTGATGACGGTCTCCAACTGGTCGATACCGCTTTGGTAAGTTAG
- a CDS encoding TPM domain-containing protein has product MSHVEEFLTAEEEKEIVEAIVEAEKNTSGEIRVHIEASTRIDHFSRAQQIFHFLKMDNTKEGNGVLVYVAVDDKKFVIYGGQGIDRVVPKGFWGTTKDVMASHFKKGDFKQGIVEGILMAGKELEAHFPWDHNDTNELNDAISKG; this is encoded by the coding sequence ATGTCGCACGTAGAAGAGTTTTTGACCGCCGAGGAAGAAAAGGAAATTGTTGAGGCCATTGTTGAGGCCGAAAAAAATACTTCTGGTGAAATACGGGTACATATTGAAGCCTCCACCAGAATAGATCATTTTAGCCGGGCACAACAAATTTTCCACTTTCTAAAAATGGATAATACCAAAGAAGGAAACGGTGTACTTGTTTATGTGGCCGTGGACGATAAAAAATTTGTGATTTACGGCGGACAAGGTATAGACCGGGTTGTTCCCAAAGGTTTTTGGGGTACCACCAAAGACGTAATGGCATCCCATTTTAAAAAAGGAGATTTTAAACAAGGTATCGTTGAGGGAATCCTAATGGCGGGCAAAGAACTGGAAGCCCACTTCCCATGGGACCATAACGACACCAATGAACTGAACGATGCGATATCCAAAGGGTAG
- a CDS encoding TPM domain-containing protein, with protein MRYPKGSLLLAFLCVSLAWGQFTIPEKPQKQTSVYDYVNLLSPSQSNALEQKLVRYSDSTSTQIVVAIISSTEGESINFLGAQWGQKWGIGQADKDNGVLVLLAKDDRRIAINTGYGVEGRLTDLMSRRIIESVIIPEFKKGDYYSGLDKGSDAIFKVLTGEFTEDRTFGSGKKFPIDALFPIIIFIVIIIILWSRKNKGGGRNGGRRGSGIDIWDMIILSNMGRSSGSSGGFGSGGFGGGGGFGGGFGGGGFGGGGASGGW; from the coding sequence ATGCGATATCCAAAGGGTAGTTTGTTACTGGCTTTTTTATGCGTTTCCCTTGCTTGGGGGCAATTCACCATACCCGAGAAACCACAAAAACAAACCAGTGTTTACGATTATGTAAACCTGCTATCCCCATCTCAGAGCAATGCCTTGGAGCAAAAGCTGGTTCGGTATTCCGATAGTACCTCAACCCAAATAGTGGTTGCCATTATTAGTTCCACCGAAGGTGAAAGCATTAATTTTTTAGGGGCACAATGGGGGCAAAAATGGGGCATTGGACAAGCGGACAAAGACAATGGTGTACTTGTGCTTTTGGCCAAAGACGACCGAAGAATTGCCATCAACACCGGATATGGCGTAGAAGGCCGTCTTACCGATTTAATGTCGAGGCGTATTATAGAATCCGTGATTATCCCAGAATTTAAAAAAGGAGATTATTATAGTGGTCTGGACAAAGGTTCCGATGCTATTTTTAAAGTACTTACGGGCGAATTTACCGAGGACCGTACCTTTGGGAGCGGTAAAAAATTCCCGATTGATGCACTCTTCCCTATCATTATCTTTATTGTCATCATCATAATTTTATGGAGCCGTAAAAACAAAGGCGGTGGCCGTAATGGTGGTCGCCGAGGCAGCGGAATCGATATTTGGGACATGATCATATTGAGTAACATGGGCCGTAGCTCAGGTTCTTCCGGCGGTTTTGGCAGCGGAGGCTTCGGAGGCGGAGGCGGCTTCGGCGGTGGCTTTGGCGGAGGCGGTTTTGGAGGCGGTGGTGCCTCTGGGGGTTGGTAA
- a CDS encoding LemA family protein produces MKKGIIAIIVLGLLGVIVVGWYVRTNNNLINMKGQATKQWANVESSYQRRSDLVGNLVKTVQGAADFERQTLTDVIEARAKATSTSIDANNITPEQLAEFQQAQTGLSSALSRLLVTVERYPDIKANQNFLELQSQLEGTENRINVERNRFNDLAGEYNIKIQQIPTNIVANIANFDPMALFKSDPGSEDVPEVDFEFN; encoded by the coding sequence ATGAAAAAAGGTATTATAGCCATTATTGTCCTAGGGCTTTTAGGGGTAATCGTTGTAGGATGGTACGTAAGGACCAACAACAACCTCATCAACATGAAAGGACAGGCCACCAAGCAATGGGCCAACGTGGAGAGTTCTTACCAACGCAGAAGCGATTTGGTCGGGAACTTGGTAAAAACAGTGCAAGGTGCTGCCGATTTTGAACGGCAAACCCTAACGGACGTTATTGAAGCAAGGGCAAAAGCCACCTCAACCAGCATTGATGCCAACAATATTACTCCCGAACAATTGGCAGAGTTTCAACAGGCCCAAACAGGACTTTCCTCCGCCCTATCAAGATTATTGGTTACCGTGGAACGCTATCCCGATATAAAGGCCAATCAGAACTTTTTGGAGCTACAGTCCCAATTGGAGGGTACGGAGAACAGAATCAATGTTGAACGTAACCGTTTTAACGATTTGGCCGGGGAATACAACATTAAAATACAGCAAATCCCAACCAATATTGTGGCCAACATAGCCAATTTTGACCCAATGGCACTTTTTAAATCAGATCCCGGTTCGGAAGATGTTCCCGAAGTGGATTTTGAATTCAATTAA
- the alaS gene encoding alanine--tRNA ligase, whose translation MTSQEVRNQFLNFFKEKNHKIVPSAPMVMKDDPTLMFTNAGMNQFKEYFLGNSVPKSKRLTDTQKCLRVSGKHNDLEEVGKDTYHHTMFEMLGNWSIGDYFKKEAIAWAWELLTEVFKIDKESLYVSVFEGSEDDGLPLDQEAYDLWKAIVPENRIIKGNKKDNFWEMGDQGPCGPCSEIHVDIRPKEEKQKVDGASLVNQDHPQVVEIWNLVFMQFNRKANGSLEPLPEKHIDTGMGFERLCMVLQGKQSNYDTDVFTPLIREVEIITGKKYGKDEQTDIAIRVVADHVRAVAFSIADGQLPSNTGAGYVIRRILRRAIRYGFTFLDTNKPFIYRLVKVLGEQMGKAFPELKEQYQLIENVIKEEESSFLSTLEQGLVLLDSVINSSKDKTIAGDKAFELYDTFGFPIDLTALILEEKGYQLDTKGFEKALKAQKDRSRAASEVSKDDWNVLLTDAEQEFIGYDSLEANVKLVKYRKVTSKKEGDQYQLVFNLTPFYPEGGGQVGDKGYLEAPNGDVTYIIDTKRENNEIVHFAKSLPKEVSGTFKAVVDEKQRWRTACNHTATHLLHQALREVLGTHVEQKGSAVHSKYLRFDFSHFSKLTVEELRKVENFVNARIDGHLPLEENRNVPMKEAMEQGAMALFGEKYGDTVRTIRFGQSIELCGGTHVKNTADIWHFKIVSEGAVAAGIRRIEAITSDAVKEFYFNNNRMLFEIKDMLKNSQDPVKSVASLQEENLALKKQVEQLLKDKAKGLKNELIAELEEVNGIQFLAKKVDLDAGGIKDLAFEMGGQVENLFLLLASEKDEKAILSCYISKGLVAEKDLNAGTIVRELGKYIQGGGGGQPFFATAGGKNPSGIPEALDKVRAYVK comes from the coding sequence ATGACATCCCAAGAAGTTAGAAACCAGTTTTTAAACTTTTTTAAAGAAAAGAACCACAAGATTGTACCATCGGCGCCCATGGTGATGAAAGACGACCCTACATTGATGTTCACCAATGCCGGCATGAACCAGTTTAAGGAGTACTTTTTGGGGAATTCCGTTCCAAAGAGCAAAAGATTGACCGATACCCAAAAATGTCTTCGGGTGAGCGGTAAGCACAACGACTTGGAAGAAGTTGGGAAGGATACCTACCACCACACCATGTTCGAAATGTTGGGGAATTGGAGTATTGGGGATTATTTTAAGAAAGAAGCCATTGCGTGGGCATGGGAATTGCTCACCGAGGTATTCAAAATTGATAAGGAAAGTCTTTATGTTTCGGTTTTTGAAGGAAGTGAGGATGATGGATTGCCATTGGATCAAGAAGCTTACGATCTGTGGAAGGCAATCGTACCTGAGAATCGAATCATAAAAGGAAACAAAAAGGACAATTTCTGGGAAATGGGCGACCAAGGCCCCTGCGGGCCCTGCTCCGAGATTCATGTGGATATAAGACCCAAGGAAGAAAAACAAAAAGTGGATGGAGCTTCGCTCGTAAACCAGGACCATCCGCAAGTGGTGGAGATTTGGAACTTGGTTTTTATGCAGTTCAACCGTAAGGCGAATGGAAGTCTGGAACCCCTTCCCGAAAAGCATATTGATACAGGAATGGGTTTTGAGCGCCTTTGTATGGTACTCCAAGGAAAACAATCCAATTACGATACCGATGTGTTTACCCCGCTGATTCGTGAGGTGGAAATTATTACAGGGAAAAAATATGGCAAGGACGAGCAGACCGATATCGCAATCCGTGTGGTGGCCGACCATGTGCGTGCCGTAGCATTTTCCATTGCAGATGGCCAATTACCGAGCAACACAGGTGCTGGTTATGTAATCCGAAGGATTTTACGCCGTGCCATTCGCTACGGATTTACCTTTTTGGACACCAACAAACCATTCATTTACAGATTGGTGAAGGTGTTGGGCGAACAAATGGGCAAAGCGTTCCCAGAGTTGAAGGAGCAATATCAGTTGATAGAAAATGTAATCAAGGAGGAAGAAAGCTCTTTTTTGAGCACCTTGGAACAAGGTTTGGTGTTGTTGGATTCCGTGATAAATTCATCTAAAGATAAAACCATTGCTGGCGATAAGGCCTTTGAATTGTACGATACATTTGGTTTTCCGATAGATTTAACCGCTCTGATTTTAGAAGAGAAAGGCTATCAATTGGATACGAAGGGGTTTGAAAAAGCCTTGAAAGCACAAAAAGACCGTTCCCGGGCAGCTTCCGAAGTGTCCAAGGATGATTGGAACGTTTTGTTGACCGATGCTGAACAAGAATTTATAGGTTACGATAGTCTCGAAGCCAATGTAAAACTGGTAAAGTATCGTAAAGTGACCAGTAAAAAAGAAGGAGACCAATATCAATTGGTGTTCAATCTTACCCCATTTTACCCCGAAGGCGGTGGTCAGGTTGGAGATAAAGGCTATTTGGAAGCTCCTAATGGCGATGTCACTTATATTATTGACACCAAAAGGGAGAACAACGAGATTGTTCATTTTGCAAAATCGTTGCCAAAAGAAGTTTCGGGAACTTTTAAAGCGGTTGTGGACGAAAAACAACGTTGGAGAACGGCCTGTAACCATACAGCTACGCACTTGTTGCACCAAGCTTTGCGCGAAGTGTTGGGAACTCATGTGGAACAAAAAGGTTCTGCGGTACATTCTAAATATTTACGTTTTGATTTCTCCCACTTTTCAAAATTGACCGTGGAAGAGCTACGGAAAGTCGAAAATTTTGTCAATGCCCGTATTGATGGTCACTTGCCTTTGGAAGAAAACCGTAATGTTCCCATGAAAGAAGCCATGGAACAAGGTGCGATGGCACTCTTTGGGGAAAAATACGGCGATACGGTCCGTACCATCCGTTTTGGACAATCCATTGAACTTTGTGGAGGAACCCACGTAAAAAACACGGCTGATATTTGGCATTTTAAAATAGTTTCCGAAGGAGCTGTTGCCGCTGGAATTCGAAGGATTGAGGCAATTACTTCTGATGCCGTAAAAGAGTTTTATTTCAACAACAATCGTATGCTCTTCGAGATTAAGGATATGTTGAAAAATTCCCAAGACCCTGTAAAATCGGTGGCCAGTTTGCAAGAAGAAAACCTTGCCCTTAAAAAGCAGGTAGAGCAATTGTTGAAGGATAAAGCCAAAGGGCTCAAAAATGAACTGATTGCAGAATTGGAAGAGGTAAACGGAATCCAATTCTTGGCCAAAAAAGTGGATTTGGATGCAGGTGGCATTAAAGATTTAGCCTTTGAAATGGGGGGTCAGGTGGAAAACCTATTCCTATTACTGGCTTCCGAAAAAGACGAAAAAGCTATATTGTCCTGCTACATTTCCAAGGGTTTGGTGGCCGAAAAAGACCTGAATGCAGGAACCATTGTTCGCGAACTGGGCAAATACATCCAAGGTGGTGGTGGCGGACAACCTTTCTTTGCCACTGCAGGAGGTAAAAACCCATCCGGGATTCCAGAGGCGCTGGATAAAGTAAGAGCGTATGTTAAATAA